One region of Peromyscus eremicus chromosome 4, PerEre_H2_v1, whole genome shotgun sequence genomic DNA includes:
- the LOC131907985 gene encoding olfactory receptor 1J4-like → MKRENQSSVSEFLLLGLPIRPEQQNVFFILFLAMYLTTVLGNLLIILLIRLDSRLHTPMYFFLSHLAFSDISLSSITVPKMLMNIQSQQHSISYNGCISQMYFFVFFGCLDNFLLAVMAYDRYVAICHPLHYITVMREELCICLVAGSWFFCCVHALLHTLLLIQLSFCVNNTIPNFFCDLTALLKLSCSDISLNKLVIFTEGGLLFILPLSSILGSYIRIGSTILRVPSTKRFFKSFSTCGSHLFVVSLYYGTLAGVYFFSSFQNSNDKDIVASVIYTVVTPLLNPFIYSLRNKDIKQALEIFVTRANSFK, encoded by the coding sequence ATGAAGAGGGAGAATCAGAGCAGTGTGTCTGAGTTCCTCCTCCTGGGGCTCCCTATCAGACCAGAGCAGCAAAATGTCTTCTTCATCCTGTTCCTGGCCATGTACCTAACCACGGTGCTGGGGAACCTGCTCATCATCCTGCTCATCAGGCTGGACTCTCGcctccacacccccatgtacttcttcctcagccATTTAGCCTTCTCTGACATCTCTCTTTCATCCATTACAGTTCCCAAAATGCTGATGAATATTCAGTCTCAGCAACATTCTATCTCCTACAATGGATGCATCTCTCagatgtatttttttgttttttttggctgCTTGGACAATTTCCTCCTTGCAGTGATGGCCTATGACAGGTATGTGGCCATCTGTCATCCATTGCACTACATCACTGTCATGAGAGAGGAACTCTGTATCTGCTTAGTTGCTGGGTCCTGGTTCTTCTGCTGTGTCCATGCCCTGCTGCACACTCTCCTCTTGATCCAACTGTCCTTCTGTGTCAATAATACCATCCCCAACTTCTTCTGTGACCTCACTGCCCTCCTGAAGCTGAGCTGCTCAGACATCTCCCTGAATAAGCTAGTCATCTTCACTGAGGGAGGATTACTTTTCATCCTGCCTCTGAGTAGCATCCTGGGCTCTTATATTCGCATAGGGAGCACTATCTTGAGGGTCCCCTCTACAAAGAGATTCTTTAAAAGCTTTTCTACCTGTGGCTCCCATCTCTTTGTGGTATCTTTATACTACGGGACACTTGCGGGTGTTTActtcttctcttcatttcagaACTCCAATGACAAAGACATAGTTGCTTCTGTAATTTATACAGTAGTTACACCCTTGCTGAACCCTTTCATCTACAGCTTGAGGAACAAAGATATAAAACAGGCTTTAGAGATATTTGTCACTAGGGCCAACTCCTTTAAGTGA